TCCTTTGTGCTTTGAGCATTGAGTTGGAGCTTTCTTTTGACTCTTGCACAATGCAGTTCTCATGCCTGATTCTTACGGTTAACTACCTTAGCAAAGCGACCTTTGATTCTTATTCTGTTGTCTGCTTGAAGCTTCCTCGACTCATATCTGATATGCTTTTCAAACCTGTTGGTTGCATTTCATAGAAAAGGTTATTTCCCTATAAAAGAAGTACAGAACACACAACCTTCCCATGTCCCAGTTTATGATCAGGATATTTATTTGAAGTTATGAAGCTGACACATGCAGTTTTGTTAGTCTTAACTCTTAGTTCTCTGTTCTGGAAACATAACAGTTCACTCTCGATTAGACCAGCTTCTCGGTTCGGTTCGGACTGAAGTCAGATAGTGAAGAGAATCATTCAAAATCTGTAGTCAAGCAATTTCCTGATAATCACGCAATTTGTTGGTTGGAGTGGATGAGATGAAAACATTAACCTTTTTCTATAGCTAAGGAGGCAGGGATAAAAAACGATTTCTCAGTTCTGCTTGAGCTTGGAAGTAGATCATTGACAGTGATTAATAATTGACCCACCATTAAGAAATTATTCTCTTTGGACACAATTTAGGACTCTTAAAGACTCGAAGAAAATCAAAAGGCAATACTAAATATGTTACCTCCGAGTCCTCTTCTTTTCTTTGTATCGCGACAGTGCTGAATCCCGTTCTGCACTAGTAAGTTCACGTGTGGCAACATTCTGAGTGAAACCCGTTGATTCATTTCCGTTGGGGTGCTGTGAATTCCATCCATTTGTGGTAAGATTTGTACTGTTACACATATCTGAAGGTGTATTGGAATTTAAAGCACTATCTTCAATATGGCTTCCCGACAAGGCAGAGGAAAGGCATATGTCATTTACATCCTCACCGGTGCCATTGTACCAAGTATAGGGGCTTTCCTGAACGAGAAGAGTACAAGAGGATCATTGATCACATttgtaaaatatatatttcatcaAAATATCATGAACAGGTGCTAGCTATAGATATTACGTCGAAAATTTTTGTTGGCTTGCTTTAGCTAATCCTTTAGTTTCTATACTTTATTCTGTAATGTTTTCTTCGGTGCATTTCTCATTACAGGATATCAACTAAGGGTGGTTGACGTATATTAAAGCATCTATAATGCCTTAATCCAGTTTGATGATCGTGTGGTTACTCACCCTTCATCTCTCTTTTTCTTTGTACTTCATTGTTCAAAAGTTCAAATAATTCAGATACATATTCAACTTGCCAATGCCAACTTTAAGACATGACTGAAGAAGTTTCAAGAATCAAGAACTCCCCGTTTATAATAGGTTAGTAAAGTAATTCATCTCACATCTAAGCACCAACAGGCAACAACAATGATACGGTTTTGATCCTGTCATTGGCAAGGTATAGAAAGGTACAAACATAGTCATCCTACCCTGGTTGAGACTATCAAAGAGACAGTTCTTgatgaaacataaatgatgttagATGACTGATGGGCCCTAGTGAAAAACATGAGCCAGAGCATAACAAGGAAATTTACTGCTTTGGATTTGGATCACAATGGATTAAATGCAATTGCTCATGAAACTATACATGATTTTCGCTGTAATGGTATGTCACATCAAGTGTGGATTGGTACCAATCTCTATTACGACAGGGGTAAGCTAGCATATACTTCGTACTTAAGACCAAAAACCACCACCACACCTAATCCCCGGAAAACATATGCCACGAGTGTGACCAATTTGAGTGAGTTGGTGGTGGATGTTGATGATCTGGCATAGAATGAACTACAGAATGCATCTAGAATCTAAAATCAAATAGTGACAAATAATTATCAGCCTCCCCTGCCCCAATAAACTAGGATATAGAATGTCATTGTTTACTTATTATATAATGGAAGCAGAAATTGCCAGGAGACAAATCCAGAAGCAGCTTATACCTCATTCCCATTAAAAGTGGGGTGCTCCTCATCATGTTGGTAAGTTTGAAATTTATGCTGTATACTGGAGTCTTTTTCATCTTCATCAGCCACAGTGTGGTGGTTAACACGGGGTTTCACATCTTGTTGTATACCAGGCTCCGACTTTGCTAGTTCGCGAAGCTGATAAAGTATCTCATGCTTGCGCTGCCCACAAGATAGGTTCCTGTCCTGATAGATAGAAGAGATTTGCTCAATGAGTGAAGAACTTCACATCACTATAAATGCCTCAATGGTAAACGCAACCACATGTTTCACATAATTTTCTTAACActagaataaataaaacaaataatctCTGACCCGAATGCCTGAGTTGATTGTTATagacttttatttatcatataatcaTTCCCTAGTTAGTAATCATAAGCTTAACTTCGGAGAAAATGAAACAAACAAATTATCCCACATCATCTCTAGGGTAGCATTCAGATACCATATGTAATGCTGATCAGGCAATTGGTTTGCAAATAATCAATGGActcctaccttttttttttaaaacatacCACAAACAGTAGCACACAACTCAAAGCTAACATGATTAGCACAGTAAAGAATTGGCATACTTCATTTGCCCATAAACCAAATAAAACCTATCAAACaatacaggttcagtcaaggtGTACGCAATTGTACTGGTGAAAGCCTAACCAATGTATAAGGAGTCCAGATTC
This Spinacia oleracea cultivar Varoflay chromosome 6, BTI_SOV_V1, whole genome shotgun sequence DNA region includes the following protein-coding sequences:
- the LOC110791328 gene encoding zinc finger protein CONSTANS-LIKE 13, producing MPNSPQNDQTNTHKRLCDFCTDSVALIYCRADSAKLCLSCDREVHSTNQLFTKHTRFQLCDACDSSPASIFCHTENSVLCQNCDYECHSRLSGSSLNHDRRPLEGFTGCPSVADLSVSIGFEGFDSKCLSIGGESDAVSNKGLFSGLDEEGNDDGFSDLFVWDVPTMVSLDDLIVSTDRLDHGFQAMVVPPLPKDRNLSCGQRKHEILYQLRELAKSEPGIQQDVKPRVNHHTVADEDEKDSSIQHKFQTYQHDEEHPTFNGNEESPYTWYNGTGEDVNDICLSSALSGSHIEDSALNSNTPSDMCNSTNLTTNGWNSQHPNGNESTGFTQNVATRELTSAERDSALSRYKEKKRTRRFEKHIRYESRKLQADNRIRIKGRFAKVVNRKNQA